CGATGGCGTACCCGCTGGGGATCTGCGGCATTTTACTGGTGATGTGGTTGATGCGGGTCCTGTTTCGCGTGGCGGTGGAGAACGAGGCAAAGCAGTTTGAAGTCAGCAACGGTTTGAATCATGAGCAACTGCACACGATGAATGTGTCGGTGACGAATACCAATCTGCAAGGGTTGGCGATTCAGGCTGTGCCGATTCTGAACCGCGACACGATTGTTTGTTCCCGCTTGAAACGCGGTGATGAACTGATGGTGCCGTCGCCGCAAACGCTGATCCAACTGGGCGACTACCTGCATCTGGTTGGTGCGAAAAACGATCTGGAACAAGCGCGTCTGGTCATCGGTAATGAAGTGGAGGCATCGCTCTCAACTCGTGGCACCGATCTACACGTTGAACGCGTAGTGGTGACGAATGAGAAGGTGCTGGGACGCAAGATTCGCGAGCTGAATCTGAAGCAAAACTATGATGTGGTGATTTCGCGCTTGAACCGTGCGGGCGTCGAGCTGGTCGCCAGCAATCAGGCCAGTCTGCAATTTGGCGATATTCTGAATCTGGTTGGGCGGAAAACGGCGATCGATGCCGTCGCGGATATCGTGGGAAACGCGCAGCAAAAACTCCAGCAGGTACAGATGTTGCCCGTCTTTATCGGCATTGGGTTGGGTGTTCTACTGGGCTCGGTACCGCTGATGATTCCCGGTTTTCCCGTCGCGCTGCGGCTCGGGCTGGCGGGGGGGCCGCTGGTGGTCGCGCTGGTGCTGGGGCGCATCGGTAGTATCGGTAAACTTCACTGGTTTATGCCGCCCAGCGCAAACCTAGCGCTGCGTGAACTCGGCATTGTGCTGTTCTTATCGGTCGTAGGGCTAAAATCTGGCGGCGACTTCGTCGAGACGTTATTGAACGGCGACGGGGTGTGGTGGATTGGCTATGGCGCGCTGATTACCATTGTGCCGCTGCTGCTTGTCGGCATATTGGCGCGAACGTTGGGTAAGATGAACTACCTGACGCTGTGCGGCATGCTGGCGGGCTCCATGACTGATCCACCTGCGCTGGCGTTTGCCAATGGGCTACACCCGACCAGCGGTGCGGCGGCGCTGTCTTATGCGACGGTTTATCCGTTGGCGATGTTTCTGCGAATTATGTCGCCGCAGCTGTTAGCCGTGTTGTTCTTGACCTTCTAAATGTTATCAGCTGGATAAAAACTACTATTTTTTCGCCGAATAATGGCGATTTATTTTTTTATTTTTGAATAGCGGAATACTTAGTTGAATAAATAAGAAAGGGATAACTGACTGTCTGGAAAAGAATTATATTGTCATTATTAGGTATAAGGTTTTTTTATCATTGCTTTGTCGTTGGTTTCGTTAATTTTATGTTCGCAAGATGTCAATTATTATTGAATTTTAAGGTTTTTTATCGGGAAATTAAAACCACAACAGTTTCTTAAATAAATTAATGAACCATTTTAGTAACTAAAGTAACGCTATTTTATAGGCGCATTATAATACTATCTCTTCATTAATCACTTGATTTGATAAGACGAGAGAAGCACCCTGAACCCTTGTTTTCTCGTCTTTTTTTTCCGCAGATGATTCCTGTTGCGTTGTTTTCAGCAGGGTGACGAAGGAAGAATAACGAAATACCCACTCCTCCGCACGGGACATCCGTTGTGAATATCTCCTGAATACTTTGAGTGTGACTCGAAGTATGACGGGAAATACAGAATCCGTTTTAATGAAGAGTGGTGTTCTTATGTCTGCGAATAACAGCAGGTTGATAAAGCTTCTAGTTATCCTTTGTATCGCCGGTGGCTTATGGTTATTGCCGGTTCCTGATGGGGTAAAACCCGATGCCTGGCATCTGATGGCGATTTTCATTGCCACAGTAGTCGGTCTGATTCTCTCTCCTTACCCGCTTGGCGCGATGGCGATGTTCAGCCTGACCTCGGTCGCCATATTAGGGTTATTACCCATTAAAGATGTGTTGGCAGGCTTTAGCGATCCCACCATTTGGATGATCGCCTGCGCCTTCTTTATTTCTCGCGGCTTTATCAAAACCGGCTTTGGCCGACGTATTGGTCTGCTGTTCATCAGCAAGCTGGGGAATAGCTCTCTCGGTCTGGCGTATGGTCTGGTGTTTACCGACCTGATGTTCGCTCCGGCCATGCCTTCTACGTCTGCACGCTGCGGTGGGATCATCACTCCGCTGTTCCGGTCCATTGCCGAAGCCTATGATTCC
This genomic interval from Pectobacterium aquaticum contains the following:
- a CDS encoding putative transporter, whose amino-acid sequence is MSDIALTVSMLALVAVLGLWIGNWRIYGVGLGIGGVLFGGIIVGHVAHHYQIQLNDDMLHVIQEFGLILFVYTIGIQVGPGFFSSLRVSGLRLNAFALLTVFLGCVVTVLLHKLLNIPLPIILGIFSGAVTNTPSLGAGQQILTDLGSSSALVNQMGTGYAMAYPLGICGILLVMWLMRVLFRVAVENEAKQFEVSNGLNHEQLHTMNVSVTNTNLQGLAIQAVPILNRDTIVCSRLKRGDELMVPSPQTLIQLGDYLHLVGAKNDLEQARLVIGNEVEASLSTRGTDLHVERVVVTNEKVLGRKIRELNLKQNYDVVISRLNRAGVELVASNQASLQFGDILNLVGRKTAIDAVADIVGNAQQKLQQVQMLPVFIGIGLGVLLGSVPLMIPGFPVALRLGLAGGPLVVALVLGRIGSIGKLHWFMPPSANLALRELGIVLFLSVVGLKSGGDFVETLLNGDGVWWIGYGALITIVPLLLVGILARTLGKMNYLTLCGMLAGSMTDPPALAFANGLHPTSGAAALSYATVYPLAMFLRIMSPQLLAVLFLTF